In Ananas comosus cultivar F153 linkage group 14, ASM154086v1, whole genome shotgun sequence, the genomic stretch GATTTCATCACCAACGCAGGTCAGATTGATCCTCTGTACGATCATCTTTGGGGGTTAAAAATTCCGCTCAagcaaaaaattttcatttggatCCTATTGCATAAGAGATTACTTACAACGGATAGACTGATTCGCCGAGGGAGTCCTGTGGATCAGCATTGCATGTTCTGTGTGTTACTATCTGAATCTTGCGACCACTTGTTTAGTGAATGTATCTTCGTCAGATACCTCCAAATTGAGGTCGGAGTTTCAGTGGCGGCCGATTCGGACGCCGGGGATGTTCGTCGTTTATGGACACGGATCTCAAACAACCCCAACGCCCTAATGAGATCGAAAAATCTTACCCAATTGGCGGCAATCTGATGGGTCATTTGGACGGAGCGAAACAAGATCATCTTCCGCGACGGGTCTCCCAACGCCTACCGGGCTCTTGAACGTGTCATGGCCCTGATCACAAATTGGAACAAAGTCCTCTGAAGCCGCGATACAACGCGCAGTTCTTTTCCTTCAGTATTTACCCATATCTATTTAGTTTCCCTTCGTTTGCACTCTCTTACTTTTCCCCTTTTACGGACTTGCTGTTTTCGGTTCTTTTTGGTTTCTCCTTCTTTTGCCGGCTCGGTTAGGAGGCCTAGCTGCTTCCATCTTGTTCGCCtaattcattttgcttaatgaatgaagcaggtagcttgctacctaatactaaaaaaaaaaaaaaaaaaaaaagattatcaaATGTTTCAAATCTATAAGATTGACTTAAGAAAATAAAGTAATCAAACTATCAAACGAATCTGAACATACTAAATACATGAAAGGTTTCGTCTAACACAAagataaagtaaataataatccAAAGAGAGCACATTGAAACATTTAGATAATGTCTTTAAGTTAGACAAACTAAAGGAACCACACGAATATAGATGATTGACTCATATTGGTCAAATCAAAGGGTCCAGGACCTTCCTTTGATCTTCTAGAGGTGTTCACCACTATTACACTGTAATACCAAAGGGACACAAAGCCTAAACcactatatagatatatacacaGATAGATAtacagagagatagagagaaaaaacaaaCCAGGCTTTAGGGAAAGTCATGGCGCATCAACGCATTCAACCTTTTGCTGTATATAATCAACACCACCTCTCATCACGGATGTTCCCCTTGTCTTTTTGTAAAGTGTACCAAGATCTTTAACAACACTATACCCAGAAAATGAGAGTTTTACAAGGAGAAAATTAATCATTCACATGGAAGTGATTTAACgaagaaagaaagagtaaactTCAATTAGCGGGCTGTGGTTCAAAcgaaattctaaaataaattattaaacaaaataataaagtaatattttttacaaaacaACATTAATGTGATGCAGCAGTttacaattttataattaatatgcaCTTAATTTACTCTTTTATGGTTTGCAAAATTTGCCATGCATGTTATCTTTTTGTTTGACACTTCCTACATACTCAtggtaaaacaaacaaaaaaaaagaattgtagAGTAGATAAGTAtaacattttaaaccatatataaaataataaagtaaaaataaaataaactatttataGGACagtaaattgaagtttattcaaaaatttatcgTTTAAACTGGTATCATAATATGCCAAGTATCTAAAGCTAATGACTAAGTTTTGAAAGATGGTAGATGGGTTTTtgggcatgcatgcatgcatgcgcgCACGGAAAAGAATAGGTTAGGAAGTGGCGGTGCTGTTTCCTGTTTAGGGTgggaagatatatatatagtttgaattGGCTTTTGAGGATCGATGACTTAATTTGTTCCTTGTATTTTTCGTGTCCTTTTGTACTGTCTCTGTGGTAATTAAGATGGTGAGAGAATATCTCCAGGAATATCTCCACGCGAAGGAGCCACCACCAGGGTGTTGTAGCTAGTGTGTGCATGTTGCGTCAGTGCGTTGAACTATTTGTTGATTGATGCAGAGGAATGTAACTAAACCATGCACGCATGATGGACTTATTAGAGAACACCTTAATTTCTTCTAACGAATTAATTATATAGTAACCCACTAATTAACCCTCCCCAGAAGCAGTGCCAGAGAATTAAACCAAAAGCTTAATTTCCTCTGCACGTAGCAGCAAGTACGTGCGTGCGTTCTATTGTGAAAAATGACCCATCTTGCACCTGTGGTATTCGGTGTTGGATTTGAGAGAGATTGAGGCCATCGAGCACGATAGATTCAAGAGTTGTTGGGAACGATTGAATTGGGTTCGAACACTTCGAGCATCCGAAACCGACCTAACAGCAATATTTGTCAACGGGAAACTGTAGCCACAAACTGTATTCGACGAAGAAGGATCGATTTTGTAGTGAAAGTGTGAAACGCATACTAATTAATGCTTATAAACAAAAAGGTCGTCAGctcagggaaaaaaaatatatatagaaatatagtTTTTCTAATTTCTTATGGAATTGTACAAAATATATCGTGCCGACTAATGTAATTTACAGAAACAGGATATGTTTTTTATCATATTATCTCACCGCACATAACACATTTCTATTTTACCTCTATCCAtataaaatgtgaatttttatttatcctaataagataaaaataagaataaattatatattttttattagttataaaACGCATCTCCCCATATCTTaacaaatattattatctttatctttatgtgAAAAtcagaatatttatttttatctttatctttatgtAAAAAtcagaatatttatttttatctttatctttatgtAAAAATCAGAATATTTTAAAGAATCCAATAAAATCCtgataatttataattatgaacTCCTTTCTCTCCGACTttgtacataaaaaaataaataaataaataaataaataaagatttcTTCCCACGGATTTCCATCTACATGATGATCAAGGATAGAGATTCCGACAGGATCTTCGATCGAAGATCCAAATTCGATCCAAAAGGTCATTGCAGACCTAGAAGGCTCTAAGACAAGTATGACGATCCGACAAGCTTCTGCTAAAATTACAATACGTATGAGGTTTTACAATAGTTGTATTTTGTCTATTTCTTTTTTGCCAGAGCAAAACACTATACAATTATATGAAGCTGATTATTTACATACGCCACATTGCCAGACGCATCTCTTACCAACAAAAGAGAAACAAGAGAATTGTTGAAGCTATGAAATAGAATAAGCAGCATCGACCCAATTAGACGATATACATTTTTTACACTAGCTTTCGATTCTCTAATGTCGATCCTTGATCTATCTATAAATGAATGGTCTGACATATAAATACCTTGTCCTTCTAACATGTGCAGTTGCATAGGATCTACGCCGAGCTGATGCTCACACCGGCATAATCTTCGCTTTTGAATCTTCACCTCGTCAAATGGATTACTCTCATTGAATCTCCAATATTCAGTACATATCCCCATTCATTTGTCTGTATTTATATTCGCGTGCTTAAAGAATAACATACAATACGAAACCCTGCCCACccaaagaaaggaaggaaaaaaaaaagttcaatagGAATCTCTCCGATCTTACGATATTACTAAGTTCAGTGGATGGGGATGTGGGCTCATTGTACATGTTTACGACTAGGGGAAAAGCGCAGGGCTAAGGTTACAATATACTATACACCAcaagatatagagagagacaaTGTTGCTACAATGAGGAGGCAAGAGGTGCAAGGTTACAATGAAGAGACAATGTTGCTACAATGAGGGCTAAGGTTACAATATACTATACATTACCAGCCATACACAGGATTCTGTACCTGAGGAGGCAAGAGGTGCAAATCCCTACAATGTTGCTTATCATAATCACGTGTACCGGGTATTGCTCCTGTAGACAACCTTAGAATTTCATTGCCTGTTAGACAGTAATGAGCAAATGCCAACCCTCCATCCACCATATCATTCAAATTTGGCAAGGAAACCGACTTTTTCATCTTACTGATTGTTTTACTACTTTCTCCATGCTCATTGCTCTCATTACTCAAAACCTTGTTGAGTTCCGAATACTCCATGAATCTTTGGGTTGCAGCCTCCCATGATAAGTTATATCTCTCCTCAGGGGTGAGGGGTTGAGGCTCACTGGCCATCGCCTCTTTAACTCTGGCAACAAAATCTTCCGATGTTTTGTACGTCAAGCAGTTCGGGAAATCCCGGAAGAAATCATTTGACGGGTGGTCGGCACAGATAACGAACTTCCCCATTGCAAGAGCCTCTGCTGTTGCAGTGCATAGGACATCGCTAACACTTGGATTGATGAAAACCTTGTACCTGAGAAGACAAGGAAAGATCACATAAGTGCATTCCACATTCCACAATCAATATAGAAGTCAGAACAAAACAATGAGGCCTAATGAAGgggtctttttcttttcaaacacatataataatatatgcaaaACTGCAATAGGCACAAATGCTTGTCTACTCTAAATGCAGCCCCTCTGCTGATGTATAGGCATAAACAATTTTTCCATTTAGCCCAGGCAGGGGCTTGATCACTGATAAGGTTTCGGTTCTGAGGTACATGCATGCAAACCCAACTTTGCAGATCTAATTTATGCAATTTTTCACATATTTTCAAGGATATGTAAGAAACAAAAAGATCCcttgtaagtttttagtttTCATGAAATACTTACCCATGAAGTGAATCATCTGCATGGTCCCTTCCTCTTAGGAAGTTAAGATTAAGGTCCAACTTCTTAGCTGCTGATTGAACTTCATATGAATCCTCACCGTTTCCAAAGACATCCAACTTGAAGCCTTCCAAGTCACTCTTGTGTTTAGCTAACAAATCTATCAGTTCTCTGTAACCTTTGGCCCACACCATCTTCCCCAGGAAGTATGCCCCTTTGGAGAATGCATGTTGCCCTCGCTCCCTTTCAGCTGCCATTCTCACTCCAACCTCAAGAAATCTGGGATTCACACCATGCACATTGCAAATGACGGACTTCGGTAGATCCTGAGTTGCTGCAGAAAGACGCAATACCTGCAGGACAGCCCATCATTAACTAGTTAAAGATACAGGATATCGATCAAAGGTTGGCCTAGCGATTGGAACTGCTCTGTTCCAAGAAGCAGCAACCAGGTGTttggaataaaaattttgaagcttttgctgGGAATGAGAGCTGAAACAAGCATAAGGCCGGCAAACCAGAAACTTCAGTTTGAAGTTTCTGCTTCTTCTGCACCAGGAAGCTGTTGACGAGAATTTAAGCTACAAGCTACTATTTTTTCGAACAGCTGCACTCAAAAGGCATTCAGAAGTTCCAGCCAGGCCAATCAGACCCTCAGGTCAACAAAAGATCCACAAGCAAATGATTCACCAGGAAATGCCACCTTCCCAACAAAGAAGAACATACGGACTTCTTTACAAGCCACGTGACTATATTAAATTACGAAAGCAGAAGGTTCAAATTTGATACCTTATGGCAGTATGCACGGGCGACCAAATTGTTGATATGTTTGACAAAAAAAGCTTGTATAGCACCATTCTTCTCCCGCTTGATGTACTCCAAGTAATTCGTATGAACAACACCTACCACGTGATCAAACTTGTCGGTCCACCGCTTTCCATGGTGGTACCAGTTTAGGTGCTCTGGTTCCTCCAATATGGCAATGTCAGCTTCCTTCGAGGAGATGAACTGTGAAGTGTCACCAGCAGGAATAATGCTTCGCCGTTCTTTTGAGAACTATCATTCAAGAGAGTAAATAAGAAACTGTTAAAGCATATTGAAGACTAATAAGAATTATAAAATGGATCATAATGCACTAAATAAATGACTACCTTTCCAGGATAAAAAGAGATCTTGAAATCTGCCTTAAAGCCGATTCTTTCCTCCAGCCAATTCCGTATATAGGCCTCCTGCTCCCCTGGAGAGCTGAAAGCCATGTTGTTGGGATAAACCAGTTGTTGGTCTGACTTACAAAGCCAAGGGACCACCAACGTTACGTCCTGCTTAGCTGATTTAGCCAAATATGCAGCTCGAAAAAGTGGATTTACAGCAGTTCCAGTCATCCAGGGAAGACTAGCAGTTGTAAAAATTGCAACATGGCGCTTATGATCTGTCCTATCATGCTTTACAGCATTACTCCAAAGCCCTCCCTCATCACAGTGATGGCCAGTACTTTGCAGCACACTAGCTATTCGTAGGTCAAGTTCGTCGCTTATAGTCTCATTTCCACATAAGGATGTTCCATTTTGACTAACAGGATTATATAGAAGGTGGTCTTTGTGTTTACTGCATAGGGCCTCCACTATTTTGTCGCAAATGTCTACACCCAGAAGATATGTTTCTAGGTAAAAGATGTGGTATctttaaaagtcaaaaaaaaaaaaaaacaaaaaaaacaaaagagaatgcTAGGTCTgaagaaatattattaaaaaaaataaaattttaaaaaaacacacAATGATATGCATAAACATCCTGTATATTAACAAGTCACAAGTTAGACTGAGTAAACAAAGTTTTGGTTTCATACCTCTTTTGATGCCAAACTGATCAAACAATGGTCCAGATTGTTTAACAAGATATGCCAAAAGCTCAGGTATATCCAAAGGCGGAACTTCCTGTATGAATCAACAAAATGCATTTGCTCTTGAATCATTATCGAATAAAAGTAGTACATTATTAAATGAAAGTATCAAAATGAAGATAATAATGTGACAAACCTTGGATTGTTCAGGCTCTTTGCACATTGACTTCTGCAAAGAAACCAAAAACAGATATAAGTATGGCGACTCTgagttaagatatatatatatatatatatatatatatatatatatatatatatatatatgcaagaagAGAAACACGGGATAAGAATAAAGTTAAACATATGAGGATGTATAAATTAATCCATGCATTTACTCTGCATGTGGGGTTGATAAAACAATAGATTGTGTTATCATTAACTGCAAGTAGAAAAATAATGGTGATACACATAAACATATCATACCTAGACAAACAAAAATACAAGTATTCCACTAATACTTGGATGAGCAATTTAGCAAACTAAAAACACAAAACTAAACCTCAGGAGAAGTAACTTTGAGAGTCAATATCAATTTGCTAGTATGTGGGCATGTTCTtgaaataagaagaataaaatagtcaaaggacaatcaaacaaaaaaatctcagaaaaatagaaaagctAGAGCTATTTAAGAGAACATAGTTTAAGTCCTGAATGAGCAAGGGAGTAAAACGTTCTGACATGTAATTGTATGTTTCCCTGCAGTTAGTCCATTTGCGTTATTTGCGGAAATGACACATCTAAAGAAGGGACCAAATAGTCACAAACTATCATTCTTAGAGCATGATGACCAGCACAGACTGAAGCTACGGAATGTCGTTACCCTATGGACTGTTTGCCATGAAAAATCTTGAAATAAAGTTCAAGAATTGATGTCCAAAGTTCAAAGATTGATGattaaagaaaaatttctaAAGAATACAGGACTACTAGTCCCTGCCGAACAATGCATCCAGACTTAATTTAATTGGAATTATGGGAATACGATAAGTGATGTCCATGAGTAGCTGATATCCTATTCTACTGATCAATTGTTTTGCAATAGAATACAAATGCCAATCTCATCACGGAATAATCTTTGTATGCTACAAGCTTGATAATTCTATCTATCGCTGTAAAAATCATCCATCATATTTATCCTTAATTAATTTCACAATGAACAACATAGAAGCCccgaaataaaatatttaacatacTGTACGTACTAAGAATCTAGCCATGAAAACCCTAGAGCGacataaagaaaacaaagaggATAGAGGAAGGGGCATTACCAAGctcattttaattttctcaaCAAATTCGTTGCTCTTGAAATTCCCAAAGATCTCATTCGGCTGGCTCTTCCTCTCGAACTCCTTTAACCCAGTCTTTAACATACGGATCGGCTCCCACTCCTtgccctcctcttcctcctcccgcTCTCGATCCTTCCACAGAACCTTCCTCTGCCCCCGAAACCTTTCCTTCCCCAAATCCAGCGCGCCTCCCACCTCATCCACCTCCGCCACAATCGCTTTCTTTATGGCCGAGAGATCGACCCGTATCGTCGATTTGGGGCTCCACCTCTCGAGCACCTTCCGGCTGAAATCCGGCGACGAGTACGCGCGCCGTATTTCGGAGAGCTTCGGCTGGATCCGCTTCACGAACTCGAGCTCGACGATCGACCCCTCCGCCGCGGGGCGCGCCGGGGCCGAGAACGCCGACGCCGAGTGGAGGAAGTTCTCGAGCTCGCGGTCGGCGAGGTTCTTCAAGGAGTCGGCGCGGGCCCGCATCAGGCGGAGGTCGGCGTCGGCGGAGTCGCGGACGTCGCGCCACCccttggagaagaaggagaaggccTTCTCCGCCGTGCCGGAGCTCGCCGCCGAGGGCCTCGTGTCCATGCCGAGGTTGATCATGGCTAATCTAGGGTTAGGGTACTCGGTTTTCTTCTCCGTGTTCTCGCGCTCTCTATTAGGGGATGCGATCGTGTGGAGCGCGCAAGAGAGAATACACCACGGAAGCGACGAGGGgaaagaggagaggaggagaagcaGCGAGGTCCATTTTTATCGTGAAACTGTACAGGGTCCACGAGGAGATTTTAGCAGGGCGGGGTTTGCTGACGTGGCGGAGACGGAACGCGAGATGATGACGTGGCCAGTTGTGGTTGGTGGGTGTATGATGAACAGGTGATCTTTTTTTTGTAGAATATTCTCGAAGGGCGGGGGGGAATATCCTGCGGTCGAGGGACGTTCGACGGCCCGAGTCCGTGGAGGTGATTGGTGCGTGTTTGTTGATCCGAACTAGACCGGTTCTACATTCAAAATCCATTTATAtgttctttaaattttaaatatgaaaaattcgtacaattttcttttaaaaacaaATCGCCCGATTGATCCAAATTTTGGCTAATTGTTTTTACGGCTAAATTATATTAAAGTCATTAGAAATCATATGCGGCGTGTCCAAATTAATTCACCTGTTTTAAAGTATTACCAAAATATTGGTGATACTTTCTGAACTGTCTAAAAGATTCTTCCAACACAATTAACTATCTATAAATAAAGTTTGAAAAATCAATTCACTAATTAATCGGTCGAGACTAATCCATTAATTGTACTTAATAAGTATGTTTACTTATTAAGGCACGAGAAACATATTTAAGTGCTGCAGCAACAATCGACCATCTCTtgcgtaagtggcaaaagacttggttgTTGATATCCGATGttctaaattcgaatcctaattgattcatattttcatctAAANttctttacttttatttattttatttttattactttacttatttactatattaaggaactatttgattagatataattataaatacagtgtagttagaaatacatatagttaaaaatacagCAATTACAACTACATACATTCTATACAGAGGAGTGTGGAGAGGGTTGCCGTATGCTTATGGGTTCCGGATTCATCATTCATGTATGGTatataaatgaaattttaattttattatatagactattaaaaaataggattGGTCcatgtgataaaattttatacttaatataagcaaaaataaaaaagaaaaggtgttgagagaaaaaaaaaattaaaaaaaaaaggtgcagggtgtgagagaaaaaaaaaaaggtgggcctatatgtatatatagtgtagagctactatactatcggaagtatagaggatctaATGTTTCCAACTTTTTGAtcattggatcaaaaattatacggttgagATGATTGCGGCTCTCTCAGGATTGAGtagtacccctagggttgagtggtccctacaggGTAATAGCATTAATCCaaggttaaaaatgatcaaaggtattgatctaagggccaaaaaattgaaagtacCAGATCCTCTaagcttccgatagcatagtagctctactatatatatatatagagagagagagagcactaggctcctatgctttcgaaagtacagaagtgtccgtacttgtaagttgttttcaataatggtacatccgattcggcgatcagttccgttagatatgatctacgctattagaactacctagaaactaaatttcataattttttgacttcgtttgtctaataaacgagtagcctcaaaatgaacggctgaaaataaaaatctcataaaaaacagtgattaTAGCGAATTATTTACAAAGATTTATTTGTTATATCAAATTAAGGTGCCGTCtgatttaaagtttataatatttaaaagatatcacatattttatatttagaataacAAGTCTGTTACTAATTTATCAAGTCACTTAGATTGAAAAGTTGTTAAACActagtatatatttattaatgaaaataataattccACTGCTTCACTAACAAGTTTTACAACTACCCAATTTGagctattaataataatttgaatatttttaatagaaaatatagaAGAATATCGAAATATTACAAACTGTGAACCAAACGAGACATGagagtaaacttcaatttcTCTACCGGTgcctctaatttattttttatcttatcattttatagttcaaaaaattatacttaactattttaaaagttaactgatttttattttatcatcatgtaatttaaaaaattatacgtaATATTTGATGAACTAGGATTTAATTGGATGGGTGGATATGTGGAAAATTTGGggaccgaaaaaaaaaaaaaaaaaaaaaattcattccaATGGATCTAATCAGATCAGTATGTGTCAAATCTAggacaagaaaaagaaagaaaatataatcgTTCGATGCATTAGATTGTGTTTACGTATTCGTATTTGTATAAAATCAATAGAAGCAACGACGATCCTTTACCTGGATTTTAATGAAAAGAATACTTCGAATATGTTAGAAATCCCTAGACATCTTTTACCCAAAAAATTTTTTCGGTTTTGATAATAACTAtgttatatttgatattatttttttgataatatttCATTATCTTATTTCATTNAatg encodes the following:
- the LOC109720330 gene encoding digalactosyldiacylglycerol synthase 1, chloroplastic-like isoform X2, whose amino-acid sequence is MINLGMDTRPSAASSGTAEKAFSFFSKGWRDVRDSADADLRLMRARADSLKNLADRELENFLHSASAFSAPARPAAEGSIVELEFVKRIQPKLSEIRRAYSSPDFSRKVLERWSPKSTIRVDLSAIKKAIVAEVDEVGGALDLGKERFRGQRKVLWKDREREEEEEGKEWEPIRMLKTGLKEFERKSQPNEIFGNFKSNEFVEKIKMSLKSMCKEPEQSKEVPPLDIPELLAYLVKQSGPLFDQFGIKRDICDKIVEALCSKHKDHLLYNPVSQNGTSLCGNETISDELDLRIASVLQSTGHHCDEGGLWSNAVKHDRTDHKRHVAIFTTASLPWMTGTAVNPLFRAAYLAKSAKQDVTLVVPWLCKSDQQLVYPNNMAFSSPGEQEAYIRNWLEERIGFKADFKISFYPGKFSKERRSIIPAGDTSQFISSKEADIAILEEPEHLNWYHHGKRWTDKFDHVVGVVHTNYLEYIKREKNGAIQAFFVKHINNLVARAYCHKVLRLSAATQDLPKSVICNVHGVNPRFLEVGVRMAAERERGQHAFSKGAYFLGKMVWAKGYRELIDLLAKHKSDLEGFKLDVFGNGEDSYEVQSAAKKLDLNLNFLRGRDHADDSLHGYKVFINPSVSDVLCTATAEALAMGKFVICADHPSNDFFRDFPNCLTYKTSEDFVARVKEAMASEPQPLTPEERYNLSWEAATQRFMEYSELNKVLSNESNEHGESSKTISKMKKSVSLPNLNDMVDGGLAFAHYCLTGNEILRLSTGAIPGTRDYDKQHCRDLHLLPPQVQNPVYGW
- the LOC109720330 gene encoding digalactosyldiacylglycerol synthase 1, chloroplastic-like isoform X1, producing MINLGMDTRPSAASSGTAEKAFSFFSKGWRDVRDSADADLRLMRARADSLKNLADRELENFLHSASAFSAPARPAAEGSIVELEFVKRIQPKLSEIRRAYSSPDFSRKVLERWSPKSTIRVDLSAIKKAIVAEVDEVGGALDLGKERFRGQRKVLWKDREREEEEEGKEWEPIRMLKTGLKEFERKSQPNEIFGNFKSNEFVEKIKMSLKSMCKEPEQSKEVPPLDIPELLAYLVKQSGPLFDQFGIKRETYLLGVDICDKIVEALCSKHKDHLLYNPVSQNGTSLCGNETISDELDLRIASVLQSTGHHCDEGGLWSNAVKHDRTDHKRHVAIFTTASLPWMTGTAVNPLFRAAYLAKSAKQDVTLVVPWLCKSDQQLVYPNNMAFSSPGEQEAYIRNWLEERIGFKADFKISFYPGKFSKERRSIIPAGDTSQFISSKEADIAILEEPEHLNWYHHGKRWTDKFDHVVGVVHTNYLEYIKREKNGAIQAFFVKHINNLVARAYCHKVLRLSAATQDLPKSVICNVHGVNPRFLEVGVRMAAERERGQHAFSKGAYFLGKMVWAKGYRELIDLLAKHKSDLEGFKLDVFGNGEDSYEVQSAAKKLDLNLNFLRGRDHADDSLHGYKVFINPSVSDVLCTATAEALAMGKFVICADHPSNDFFRDFPNCLTYKTSEDFVARVKEAMASEPQPLTPEERYNLSWEAATQRFMEYSELNKVLSNESNEHGESSKTISKMKKSVSLPNLNDMVDGGLAFAHYCLTGNEILRLSTGAIPGTRDYDKQHCRDLHLLPPQVQNPVYGW